Genomic DNA from uncultured Methanospirillum sp.:
TCCAGGCTGGTATCCATCAGGAACGGTCTTGAGCAGCCCCATCGCTCCTTCCCGAGCGATCTGATCCATGAACGGGGTATCAGCCGCTTCAAGCGGAGTTCTTCCCCCGAGTTCAGTGATCGGCTCATCTGCCATCCCGTCCCCGAGGACGATCAGGTACTTCATCACTGCCCCGAGAGCGCTGCCCTGACCGCCAGCCTGACACTCTCATGGCTGCCGATCTCCGGGGTGTATCCGAGCGTCTTGAGTTTCTCAACCGAGAGTTGCATCTTTGGGACGTCTCCAACCCATCCGCGACTCCCACCGGTGTACCGGTACGATACACCGGAGAGCCCTGCCTCTTGTACCAGGATATCTGCGATGGTGGTCACATCGATCCAATCCTCTGACCCGATGTTGTAGGTGTTCACCTGTTCATTGGCGTGTACAAGCACATATGAGATCGCGGCAACACAGGCGGTCACTTCCAGGTATGACTTGGTCTGTTTTCCATCTCCGAGGATCTCAAGTTCCTTCGGGTTTGCTTTGAGTTTCCTGATAAAGTCGGTGATAACCCCGTGTCCGCTTCTTGGGCCGATGATATTGGCAAACCTGAAAATGTAGCCCTTGACCCCGAAGCTGTGACAGTATGCAGATATCAGTGCCTCACAGGCGAGTTTTGCTGCACCATACACCGAGACCGGCTCCATCGGGGTGTAAGTCTCCGGTGTCGGGATAACGGTGGCTTCCCCGTATACGGTGGAGGTTGATGTGAAGATGATCTCTGGGATCTTGTGTATTCTGATCGCTTCGAGCACCCGGTGGGTTGCGATGATGGTATTGTTCAGCTGGGCGTCAGGAGTGACCGCACTCTCCCTGACATCAGGGTCTGCGGCGATGTGCCACACGCGGTCAGCACCTGCACAGGCATCCTGCCATCCGGGTTCGAGCAGGTTTGCCCTGACAAACCTGACCGCTCCTGAATCGATGTGCCTGCTGATGAAACGCAGGTCTCCGGCGAGGAGGGCATCGATCACCACAACCTCATCTCCCTGCGCTACGAGGTGATCAACTATATGAGAACCGATGAATCCGGCTCCGCCGGTTACGATACTACGCATCCATACAAATATTCCTCTCCTTCTACCTAAGCGTAAGCCATGTTCATCGGGATCGATCACGGAACAACAGCCATGCGGTTTGCAGGGGCGGGTACCTGTTTTAAAATACCGCGTAAGGAAGCGACCGGCTTTTGCATGACCGATCTCGCACGCCTCTCACCAGATAATACTCTTGACGATATCGAGGGGATTGCAGTAACATACTCGATGGGTGACAACTTCTCGGCAATAACAAATATCCAGAACCTGGAAAACCGTGGACTTGTCAGCCGGGAGGGCGCCGGTGAACATACCGGTGGTGGAACCCGGGTCTTTGATGAGGTGAAGAGGAGTGGCATCCCGGCGGTTGCTATCCCTGGACTACACCGCAATTCTCCCACTGATCCCAGGTTCAAGGCGTATTCCCATCAGGCGAGTCCTGAAAAGATCGGGATTGCATACGAAGTGATCCGGCATCTCGGCCCTGACTGCATCGTCTGTGATATCAGCTCCAATACCGTTTCTCTGCTGGTACGAGACGGACGTATTGTCGGAGGCTTTGATGCCTGTCTCTTCGCACCCGGCCGGGTCCACGGTGCACTTGACCTTAATGCAATCAGGGCCGTGGATGCCGGTGTCATCTCTGCAAACGATGCATTTCTCCATGCCGGTGTTGGGAAGACGCTGCCTGAAGATCAGCAGATCCCGGCCCTTGCTATGTTTGCTGCAATGGAATGTGCATCCCTGGCCCTTCTGGCACCAGGTGCGCCGGTTGCCCTCTGCGGAAGTCTGGCAGAGGCAGTAGAACCGGGAGTCACCGACCTTCTCGGGACCAGACCCCTGGTTCTTGATGAATGGGCTGCAGCCAGGGGACTATCTGCCATTGCAGAGGCGGTGTTTAAGGACAGGGTGAATGAGATTATCGGGATCCTGGTTGACCCTGATCTAGGTAAAGGCCTTGTTTAAAGACGCATTCAATATTATCTGGTATGTTCTCACGTGCCTATAGATCGAAGGAGATATGTGGGAATGGATTGATCTATTGGTTGGGATCTGATATGATTGAAGATATTCAATATGTGTACGACGGTGCAGGTCACAAGACCGCAGTGATTGTTCCGATTGACATGTGGGAGAGAGTAGAGGTAGTTGTGACAGGAAAGAGATGTCATGATCTCTCCCGGTATTACGGCGCATATCGTGATTATATTCCCAACCCTGATAAAATAGCACAGGAAATCAGAACAGAATGGGATCGATGATGGTCCCATATCTTGTTGATACTAATATTCTGATCCATATTCTAGCAGGTGACATTCCTACAGGTGCCTACCCAAAGATGAATGAGATCTATTCGAGTGGGTTCTTTATTTCAATAATATCAAAAATCGAGTTACTAGGATGGAGGGGCAACACCCCAGACGGGCTTGCAGTTGCCCGTGAATTGATTGCAGGAGGCTGAAATAACCCTCCTCTCTGATCAGATTGCTGATTTCGCAATTACCCTCCGCCAGAATTCTTCTATCAGACTTCCTGATGCTGTAATTGCTGCAACTGCATTATATCTTAAGGCAACATTAGTGACCAGAAATGTAAAAGATTTCCGAGGGATCGAAGGTCTTTCTCTGTATAATCCATTTGAATAGTTTTGGCCGTAAGATCAGCATCCCAAAATGGTTCCCTGCTGATTTCGCAACCACTTTATCTTTCAGGATCACTTATTGACATTCAGGACTGGTACCATTTCTGATAACAGACTTCTGGAGAAACCGTTCATGCCGGATTCCTACCGGTCAGGTACATTGAACAAGACCATGTGGGTCTTCTCTCTGCTTCTTTTCCTCCTGGTACTCTGTCCTCACTCATCTGCTGTATCGCCTGATCC
This window encodes:
- a CDS encoding NAD-dependent epimerase/dehydratase family protein — its product is MRSIVTGGAGFIGSHIVDHLVAQGDEVVVIDALLAGDLRFISRHIDSGAVRFVRANLLEPGWQDACAGADRVWHIAADPDVRESAVTPDAQLNNTIIATHRVLEAIRIHKIPEIIFTSTSTVYGEATVIPTPETYTPMEPVSVYGAAKLACEALISAYCHSFGVKGYIFRFANIIGPRSGHGVITDFIRKLKANPKELEILGDGKQTKSYLEVTACVAAISYVLVHANEQVNTYNIGSEDWIDVTTIADILVQEAGLSGVSYRYTGGSRGWVGDVPKMQLSVEKLKTLGYTPEIGSHESVRLAVRAALSGQ
- a CDS encoding methanogenesis marker 12 protein; its protein translation is MFIGIDHGTTAMRFAGAGTCFKIPRKEATGFCMTDLARLSPDNTLDDIEGIAVTYSMGDNFSAITNIQNLENRGLVSREGAGEHTGGGTRVFDEVKRSGIPAVAIPGLHRNSPTDPRFKAYSHQASPEKIGIAYEVIRHLGPDCIVCDISSNTVSLLVRDGRIVGGFDACLFAPGRVHGALDLNAIRAVDAGVISANDAFLHAGVGKTLPEDQQIPALAMFAAMECASLALLAPGAPVALCGSLAEAVEPGVTDLLGTRPLVLDEWAAARGLSAIAEAVFKDRVNEIIGILVDPDLGKGLV